The Streptomyces sp. SS1-1 genome has a segment encoding these proteins:
- a CDS encoding NAD(P)/FAD-dependent oxidoreductase, with protein sequence MSRSDSGAVNGGISFWYADDGLPAVREPLAGDASADVVIVGGGYTGLWTAYYLKKAVPFLRITVLEQRFCGYGASGRNGGWLYNGVAGRDRYAKLHGHEAAVRLQRAMNDTVDEVVRVAEAEGFDAGIHKGGVLEVARTPAQWARLKAFHEHELSYGEKDRELYGARETAERIRVADAVGSTWTPHGARVQPVKLVKALAAAVEALGVTVHELTPVTEIRPKHAVTPYGTVRAPYVLRCTEGFTAGLKGQRRTWLPMNSSMIATEPLTDEQWASVGWEGRETLGDMAHAYMYAQRTADGRIALGGRGVPYRFGSRTDDDGRTRPETVEALRDVLVGFFPSLAGVRIAHAWSGVLGVPRDWCATVTLDRSTGLGWAGGYVGSGVATANLAARTLRDLVQQDSGQGGRTDLTELPWAGHKVRKWEPEPLRWLGVHGLYAAYRAADRRERGTSSAESSRLARLADRVAGRH encoded by the coding sequence ATGAGCAGATCGGACAGTGGTGCGGTGAACGGCGGCATCTCCTTCTGGTACGCCGACGACGGCCTGCCCGCGGTGCGTGAGCCGCTGGCCGGGGACGCCTCGGCGGACGTGGTGATCGTGGGCGGCGGCTACACGGGGCTGTGGACCGCGTACTACCTGAAGAAGGCCGTCCCCTTTCTGCGGATCACCGTCCTGGAGCAGCGCTTCTGCGGGTACGGGGCGTCCGGGCGCAACGGCGGCTGGCTGTACAACGGCGTCGCCGGCCGCGACCGGTACGCGAAGCTGCACGGGCACGAGGCGGCCGTACGGCTCCAGCGGGCCATGAACGACACCGTCGACGAGGTCGTCCGGGTCGCCGAGGCGGAGGGCTTCGACGCGGGCATCCACAAGGGCGGCGTTCTGGAGGTCGCCCGCACGCCCGCGCAGTGGGCACGGCTGAAGGCGTTCCACGAGCACGAGCTGTCGTACGGCGAGAAGGACCGGGAGCTGTACGGCGCCCGCGAGACGGCCGAGCGGATCCGGGTGGCCGACGCCGTCGGGTCGACGTGGACGCCGCACGGCGCGCGCGTGCAGCCCGTGAAGCTGGTCAAGGCGCTCGCGGCGGCCGTCGAGGCGCTGGGCGTGACCGTCCACGAGCTGACGCCGGTCACCGAGATCCGGCCGAAGCACGCCGTCACCCCGTACGGCACCGTGCGCGCGCCCTATGTGCTGCGCTGCACCGAGGGGTTCACGGCGGGCCTGAAGGGCCAGCGGCGCACCTGGCTGCCGATGAACTCCTCGATGATCGCCACCGAGCCGCTGACCGACGAGCAGTGGGCGTCGGTCGGCTGGGAGGGCCGCGAGACGCTCGGGGACATGGCGCACGCCTACATGTACGCGCAGCGCACGGCCGACGGGCGGATCGCGCTGGGCGGGCGGGGTGTGCCGTACCGCTTCGGGTCGCGGACGGACGACGACGGGCGCACCCGGCCGGAGACCGTCGAGGCGCTGCGGGACGTGCTCGTCGGGTTCTTCCCGTCGCTGGCCGGGGTGCGGATCGCGCACGCCTGGTCGGGGGTGCTGGGTGTGCCGCGCGACTGGTGCGCGACGGTGACGCTGGACCGGTCGACCGGGCTCGGCTGGGCGGGCGGGTACGTCGGCTCCGGTGTGGCCACCGCGAACCTGGCGGCCCGCACCCTGCGCGACCTCGTCCAGCAGGACTCGGGGCAGGGCGGCAGGACCGACCTCACCGAACTGCCCTGGGCCGGGCACAAGGTGCGCAAGTGGGAGCCGGAGCCGCTGCGCTGGCTGGGCGTCCACGGCCTGTACGCCGCCTACCGCGCCGCCGACCGCAGGGAGCGGGGCACGAGCAGCGCCGAATCGTCCCGGCTGGCACGGCTGGCGGACCGGGTGGCGGGGCGGCACTGA
- a CDS encoding aminoglycoside phosphotransferase family protein, protein MIEVPAELAASQQEYNGEAGRAFVAALPRLTAGFLDRWELTADGRPMHGVAALVVPVTRRDGTPAVLKLQLLDHETEGEPVALRHWDGDGAVRLLDHDPATGTMLLERLDPTRPLARLDAHASVLVIAELLAHLTSFTAPPGVRRLGDMAHRMLERTARALERVTDPRARRLLADCAAAVREVADEPGDRLLHWDLHEGNVLASARAPWLAIDPKPLAGDPGFELWPALDNRFDADDVVWRFDAMTDVLGLDRARARAWTYGRLLQNCLWDLEDGRPLDEHLFEIARRLRAAG, encoded by the coding sequence ATGATCGAGGTCCCCGCGGAGCTCGCCGCGTCTCAGCAGGAGTACAACGGGGAGGCGGGCCGCGCCTTCGTCGCCGCGCTTCCCCGGCTCACGGCCGGTTTCCTCGACCGCTGGGAGCTGACCGCCGACGGACGGCCGATGCACGGGGTCGCCGCGCTGGTCGTCCCGGTGACCCGGCGGGACGGCACCCCCGCCGTGCTGAAGCTGCAGCTCCTCGACCACGAGACGGAGGGCGAACCGGTCGCCCTGCGCCACTGGGACGGCGACGGCGCGGTCCGCCTCCTCGACCACGACCCGGCCACCGGCACGATGCTCCTCGAACGCCTCGACCCCACCCGCCCCCTCGCCCGCCTGGACGCCCACGCGTCGGTGCTGGTCATCGCCGAGCTGCTGGCCCATCTGACGTCGTTCACGGCTCCCCCGGGCGTGCGCCGCCTCGGGGACATGGCGCACCGCATGCTGGAGCGCACCGCCCGCGCCCTGGAGCGGGTCACGGACCCGCGGGCCCGCCGTCTGCTGGCCGACTGCGCCGCCGCCGTACGGGAGGTCGCCGACGAGCCCGGCGACCGCCTGCTCCACTGGGACCTGCACGAGGGGAACGTCCTCGCCTCCGCCCGCGCCCCCTGGCTGGCGATCGACCCCAAGCCGCTCGCCGGCGACCCCGGTTTCGAGCTGTGGCCCGCCCTCGACAACCGCTTCGACGCCGACGACGTCGTGTGGCGCTTCGACGCCATGACCGACGTCCTCGGCCTGGACCGGGCCCGCGCGCGGGCGTGGACGTACGGCCGGCTGCTGCAGAACTGCCTGTGGGACCTCGAGGACGGCCGCCCTCTCGACGAGCACCTGTTCGAGATCGCCCGACGGCTGCGGGCGGCCGGTTAG
- a CDS encoding GNAT family N-acetyltransferase has translation MIRTATPADVPALHTLIRELAAYEKAPQEARATPEQLHEALFGERPAVYAHIAADDDTGETVGCALWFLNFSTWRGVHGIYLEDLYVRPAARGAGHGKALLTELARLCVERGYQRLEWSVLDWNAPSIAFYESLGARPQDGWTVYRLTDDALAALGGGAGRP, from the coding sequence ATGATTCGCACCGCCACCCCCGCCGACGTCCCCGCCCTGCACACCCTGATCCGCGAGCTCGCCGCCTACGAGAAGGCCCCGCAGGAGGCCAGGGCGACCCCGGAGCAGCTGCACGAGGCCCTGTTCGGCGAGCGCCCCGCCGTGTACGCGCACATCGCGGCCGACGACGACACCGGCGAGACCGTCGGCTGCGCGCTGTGGTTCCTGAACTTCTCCACCTGGCGCGGAGTGCACGGCATCTACCTGGAGGACCTGTACGTCCGCCCCGCCGCCCGGGGCGCCGGGCACGGCAAGGCGCTGCTCACCGAGCTGGCCCGGCTGTGCGTGGAGCGCGGCTACCAGCGCCTGGAGTGGTCGGTCCTCGACTGGAACGCCCCGTCGATCGCCTTCTACGAGTCCCTGGGCGCCCGCCCGCAGGACGGCTGGACGGTGTACCGGCTGACGGATGACGCGCTGGCCGCGCTGGGCGGCGGCGCCGGGCGGCCCTGA
- a CDS encoding wax ester/triacylglycerol synthase domain-containing protein — MRLTAIEEGHLRNGMPGTIGIAGLFPADGPPIDLAWLRARIRERWGGLERMSLALRPPAGPAAFSGHRWAARPFDPAAHIASDDRDLHTLLTDAVSRPLPEDRPLWRLLVTERATAHGERAVVLLAHHALLDGRSLETLFRLLMDDAVPPRPPAPGAAPRRRPVRPATVGRELRVIGARGRALPAVPAERYAPSVAVVRLDAPVMRAARRQPEAGRGATLNELLLSSFSGALRARYGPLRAWPAGPAPFFGTVPVDLRGRHDAQRLGNGVTALRIPLPVDLDSPVARLRACQEEVAAFDHRCDAHRAILPPLLATARAMPWLAEVMARRLARPELTTSLCTAFKWRDNPSRLHGNTLARVVPLPQLATPGTANLCLVHCADTYTLTVVSHLRDGEADLLGGAVARELAAVAACEAPAARPAREVRAR; from the coding sequence ATGAGGCTGACGGCCATCGAGGAAGGGCACCTGCGCAACGGGATGCCCGGGACCATCGGGATCGCGGGGCTGTTCCCCGCCGACGGGCCGCCGATCGACCTGGCGTGGCTGCGGGCCCGGATCCGCGAGCGATGGGGCGGCCTGGAGCGGATGAGCCTCGCCCTGCGCCCGCCCGCCGGACCGGCCGCGTTCTCCGGGCACCGCTGGGCGGCCCGGCCGTTCGACCCCGCCGCGCACATCGCCTCCGACGACCGGGACCTGCACACACTGCTGACCGACGCGGTGAGCCGGCCACTGCCCGAGGACCGGCCGCTGTGGCGGCTGCTGGTGACGGAGCGGGCCACCGCGCACGGTGAGCGTGCCGTCGTCCTGCTCGCCCATCACGCCCTGCTCGACGGGCGGTCCCTGGAGACGCTGTTCCGGCTGCTGATGGACGACGCGGTGCCGCCCCGCCCGCCCGCGCCGGGCGCCGCACCCCGCCGGCGGCCCGTCCGCCCCGCCACCGTCGGCCGGGAGCTGCGCGTCATCGGCGCCCGGGGACGCGCCCTGCCCGCCGTCCCGGCGGAGCGGTACGCGCCCTCGGTGGCCGTGGTGCGGCTCGACGCGCCCGTGATGCGCGCGGCCCGCCGCCAGCCCGAGGCCGGCCGGGGCGCCACCCTCAACGAACTGCTGCTCAGCAGCTTCTCCGGCGCCCTGCGCGCCCGGTACGGCCCGCTGCGTGCCTGGCCGGCGGGACCCGCCCCGTTCTTCGGGACCGTCCCCGTCGACCTGCGGGGCCGGCACGACGCGCAGCGCCTCGGCAACGGCGTCACCGCGCTGCGCATCCCGCTCCCCGTCGACCTGGACTCGCCGGTGGCGCGGCTGCGCGCCTGCCAGGAGGAGGTCGCCGCGTTCGACCACCGCTGCGACGCGCACCGGGCGATCCTGCCGCCGCTGCTCGCCACGGCGCGGGCCATGCCGTGGCTGGCCGAGGTGATGGCCCGGCGCCTCGCCCGCCCCGAGCTGACGACCAGCCTGTGCACGGCCTTCAAGTGGCGGGACAACCCGAGCCGGCTGCACGGAAACACCCTGGCCAGGGTCGTGCCCCTGCCGCAGCTCGCGACGCCGGGCACCGCGAACCTGTGCCTGGTGCACTGCGCGGACACCTACACCCTCACCGTCGTCAGCCATCTGCGGGACGGCGAGGCCGACCTGCTCGGCGGTGCGGTGGCCCGGGAACTGGCGGCGGTCGCGGCCTGCGAGGCACCGGCCGCGCGTCCGGCGCGCGAGGTGCGGGCGCGGTGA
- a CDS encoding beta-ketoacyl-[acyl-carrier-protein] synthase family protein: MSGRPAVAVTGLGVRCAAGSTPDELWDSLLHGRSAVALHSFDAEGTVVHPASAMSGFDAAGYLAPKEVRRTDRSVQLAVCAALDAVTDAGGLHVPSGRRAVVTGTGYGGVISQENGIGQPDVLYAPRLMNNAGAYWITAKLDVTGPSLTVSTACSSGTHAVGEALQMIRSGCADVVVAGGHDSPLTPTTALAFGRAGAMVTSCAEPASASRPFDAERQGFVLAEGAAFLVLERLDLARARGARVYATLTGYGRTSDAYHLTAPHPDGAGARACMEQALADAGTTADAVTHVNAHGTGTELNDLAEARAVSALFGPRRVPVTAPKAVTGHGLGLAGALEAVITALSVREGIAPPTAHLTRLDPRCELDVVVGEPRKIPDGPVISNSFAFGGHNACVVLDSPHL; the protein is encoded by the coding sequence ATGAGCGGCCGCCCCGCCGTCGCCGTCACCGGCCTCGGGGTCCGCTGCGCGGCCGGCTCGACCCCCGACGAGCTGTGGGACAGCCTGCTGCACGGCCGTTCTGCGGTCGCGCTGCACTCCTTCGACGCCGAGGGCACCGTCGTGCATCCCGCGTCGGCGATGAGCGGCTTCGACGCGGCCGGGTACCTCGCGCCCAAGGAGGTGCGGCGCACGGACCGTTCGGTGCAGCTGGCGGTGTGCGCGGCCCTGGACGCCGTGACGGACGCCGGCGGTCTGCACGTGCCGTCCGGGCGGCGCGCGGTGGTCACCGGCACCGGCTACGGCGGGGTGATCAGCCAGGAGAACGGCATCGGGCAGCCCGACGTGCTCTACGCGCCCCGGCTGATGAACAACGCGGGCGCGTACTGGATCACCGCCAAGCTCGACGTCACCGGGCCCAGCCTCACGGTGTCCACCGCCTGCTCGTCCGGTACGCACGCCGTGGGCGAGGCGCTGCAGATGATCCGGTCGGGCTGCGCGGACGTCGTGGTCGCCGGAGGGCACGACAGCCCCCTGACGCCGACGACCGCGCTGGCCTTCGGGCGGGCCGGCGCGATGGTCACGTCCTGCGCCGAACCGGCGTCCGCGTCACGGCCGTTCGACGCGGAGCGGCAGGGCTTCGTGCTCGCGGAGGGCGCCGCCTTCCTGGTGCTGGAGCGGCTCGACCTGGCCCGGGCGCGCGGCGCGCGCGTGTACGCCACGCTCACCGGGTACGGGCGCACCTCCGACGCCTACCACCTCACCGCGCCCCATCCGGACGGGGCGGGAGCGCGGGCCTGCATGGAGCAGGCGCTGGCCGACGCCGGGACCACCGCCGACGCGGTCACCCATGTCAACGCGCACGGCACCGGCACCGAGCTGAACGACCTGGCGGAGGCGCGGGCCGTCAGCGCCCTGTTCGGGCCGCGGCGGGTGCCGGTGACCGCGCCGAAGGCGGTGACCGGGCACGGACTGGGGCTGGCCGGGGCGCTGGAGGCCGTGATCACCGCGCTGTCCGTGCGCGAGGGGATCGCACCGCCCACGGCCCATCTGACCCGGCTCGACCCGCGCTGCGAGCTGGACGTCGTCGTCGGCGAACCGCGCAAGATCCCGGACGGCCCGGTGATCAGCAACAGCTTCGCCTTCGGGGGCCACAACGCCTGTGTCGTCCTCGACTCGCCCCATCTGTGA
- a CDS encoding acyl carrier protein, whose amino-acid sequence MEAEHGDVWEALRPLCARVMSVPAEAVVPHARLVADLGADSLDITELEVASEEMFGVSLRGTDKAGVSTVGDVADLIERLRAGAPGLHSPVGR is encoded by the coding sequence ATGGAAGCGGAACACGGCGACGTATGGGAAGCGCTGCGCCCGCTGTGCGCGCGGGTCATGTCGGTGCCGGCGGAGGCGGTGGTGCCGCACGCCCGGCTGGTCGCCGATCTCGGCGCCGACAGCCTGGACATCACCGAACTCGAGGTGGCGTCCGAGGAGATGTTCGGGGTGTCCCTGCGGGGCACCGACAAGGCCGGGGTGTCCACCGTGGGTGATGTCGCCGACCTGATCGAGCGGCTGCGCGCCGGGGCACCCGGCCTCCACAGCCCCGTGGGCCGATGA
- a CDS encoding wax ester/triacylglycerol synthase domain-containing protein — MDRSTLLKIPRTRLSYADEMLLVNGCPGVIGLAAVFSGEPPAPDRVRARVAERWSGLERMHQVLDRSAGGARWTVPGPFDPGSHVAVAPAGLDALWGAGVDRPLPGGLPPWRLYVVPGAAYGGDFALALVAQHTLLDGRSLATLMRALVDEPPAARGAARPAPARPGLRAAGRELRTMTAVGQSVPLRPPGEARASVAVRELDTETVRAARRQPADGRGATLNELLVAAVAGALRARYGPVRDWRARDEPVYTAVPCDLRTRTTTAELGNTVTVVRVPLPVDVDGPVARLRACQAALATVPDRAAVHAGVLFPAAEAVRRTGPWVTRLLTGRGRHTCFAATATTALKWPGAAGTFEGRRLVRTVGLPPLQRPGTASFALAQVGDAFTLTVVSHLRPDDAGRLADAVVTEFGAWARTTTPSVR, encoded by the coding sequence TTGGACAGGTCGACCTTGCTGAAGATCCCCCGCACCCGACTGTCCTACGCCGACGAGATGCTGCTGGTCAACGGCTGCCCCGGAGTCATCGGCCTGGCCGCCGTCTTCTCCGGTGAGCCGCCCGCCCCGGACCGGGTGCGCGCCCGTGTCGCCGAGCGGTGGTCCGGCCTGGAGCGGATGCACCAGGTGCTGGACCGTTCCGCCGGCGGAGCGCGCTGGACCGTACCGGGGCCCTTCGACCCCGGCTCCCATGTCGCCGTCGCCCCGGCCGGGTTGGACGCGCTGTGGGGTGCCGGCGTGGACCGGCCGCTGCCCGGCGGGCTTCCGCCCTGGCGGCTGTACGTCGTCCCCGGAGCCGCGTACGGCGGTGACTTCGCGCTCGCCCTCGTCGCCCAGCACACCCTGCTCGACGGGCGGTCCCTCGCGACGCTGATGCGGGCCCTCGTGGACGAGCCGCCCGCCGCGCGCGGTGCGGCCCGGCCGGCGCCGGCCCGGCCCGGGCTGCGCGCGGCCGGCCGGGAGCTCAGGACGATGACGGCCGTGGGGCAGTCCGTGCCGCTGCGGCCGCCGGGTGAGGCCCGCGCGTCGGTCGCCGTACGCGAACTCGACACGGAGACCGTGCGGGCGGCCCGCCGCCAGCCCGCCGACGGCCGGGGCGCCACGCTCAACGAACTGCTGGTGGCCGCCGTCGCCGGAGCGCTGCGCGCCCGCTACGGGCCCGTCCGGGACTGGCGCGCACGGGACGAACCCGTGTACACGGCGGTGCCCTGCGATCTGCGCACCCGGACCACCACCGCGGAACTCGGCAACACCGTCACGGTCGTGCGGGTGCCGTTGCCCGTCGACGTGGACGGCCCCGTGGCCCGGCTGCGCGCCTGCCAGGCCGCGCTGGCCACGGTCCCCGACCGGGCGGCCGTCCACGCCGGCGTGCTCTTCCCCGCTGCAGAAGCGGTTCGCCGCACGGGGCCCTGGGTGACCCGGCTGCTCACCGGCCGGGGCCGGCACACCTGTTTCGCCGCGACCGCCACCACGGCCCTGAAGTGGCCCGGCGCGGCCGGCACGTTCGAAGGGCGCCGCCTCGTGCGCACGGTGGGGCTCCCGCCCCTGCAGCGACCGGGCACCGCCAGCTTCGCCCTGGCCCAGGTGGGGGACGCGTTCACGCTCACCGTCGTGTCCCATCTGCGCCCGGACGACGCCGGACGGCTCGCCGACGCGGTCGTCACGGAGTTCGGGGCCTGGGCCCGGACGACGACGCCGTCGGTGCGCTGA
- a CDS encoding ABC transporter ATP-binding protein, with amino-acid sequence MATVSFDKATRIYPGSDKPAVDALDIEIADGEFLVLVGPSGCGKSTSLRMLAGLEDVNAGAIRIGDRDVTHLPPKDRDIAMVFQNYALYPHMTVADNMGFALKIAGVPKAEIRQKVEDAAKILDLTEYLGRKPKALSGGQRQRVAMGRAIVREPQVFLMDEPLSNLDAKLRVSTRTQIASLQRRLGITTVYVTHDQVEAMTMGDRVAVLKDGLLQQVDTPRNMYDRPANLFVAGFIGSPAMNLVEVPIADGGVKFGNSVVPVDRDALSATTDKTVTVGVRPEHFDVAGPESDQGLAVTVNVVEELGADAYVYGSAKVGGDDSKDLVVRVSGRDVPEKGSTLHIVPRSGETHVFSTSTGARLSD; translated from the coding sequence ATGGCCACTGTCTCGTTCGACAAGGCGACCCGGATCTACCCGGGTTCCGACAAGCCCGCCGTCGACGCACTCGACATCGAGATCGCGGACGGAGAGTTCCTCGTCCTGGTCGGCCCGTCGGGTTGCGGCAAGTCCACCTCGCTCCGGATGCTCGCGGGGCTCGAGGACGTCAACGCCGGAGCCATCCGTATCGGTGACCGCGACGTCACGCACCTGCCGCCGAAGGACCGGGACATCGCCATGGTGTTCCAGAACTACGCGCTGTACCCGCACATGACGGTCGCGGACAACATGGGCTTCGCGCTCAAGATCGCCGGTGTGCCGAAGGCGGAGATCCGCCAGAAGGTCGAGGACGCCGCGAAGATCCTCGACCTCACCGAGTACCTGGGCCGCAAGCCGAAGGCGCTCTCCGGCGGTCAGCGCCAGCGTGTGGCGATGGGCCGCGCCATCGTGCGTGAGCCGCAGGTCTTCCTCATGGACGAGCCGCTGTCGAACCTCGACGCCAAGCTCCGTGTCTCGACCCGTACGCAGATCGCGTCGCTGCAGCGCCGCCTCGGCATCACCACCGTCTACGTCACCCACGACCAGGTCGAGGCCATGACGATGGGCGACCGTGTGGCGGTCCTCAAGGACGGTCTGCTCCAGCAGGTCGACACCCCGCGCAACATGTACGACCGCCCGGCCAACCTCTTCGTCGCCGGCTTCATCGGCTCCCCGGCCATGAACCTGGTCGAGGTCCCGATCGCCGACGGTGGCGTGAAGTTCGGCAACTCCGTCGTCCCGGTCGACCGTGACGCGCTCTCCGCGACCACCGACAAGACGGTCACCGTCGGTGTCCGCCCCGAGCACTTCGACGTGGCCGGCCCCGAGTCGGACCAGGGTCTCGCCGTCACGGTGAACGTGGTCGAGGAGCTCGGCGCCGACGCCTACGTCTACGGCTCCGCCAAGGTCGGCGGCGACGACTCCAAGGACCTGGTGGTCCGCGTCAGCGGCCGTGACGTCCCGGAGAAGGGCAGCACGCTGCACATCGTCCCGCGCTCCGGTGAGACCCACGTCTTCTCGACGTCGACGGGCGCGCGCCTGTCCGACTGA
- a CDS encoding nucleotidyltransferase family protein translates to MTDPNAASRPVQAVVLAGGQGTRLRPYTDDRPKPMVEIPGTGTPIIGHQLVWLAEEGVTDVVISCGHLAEVLQDWLKSADLPVRVTTVVETEPLGRGGGLKYAAAHLPHPDQPWYATNGDIWTRFSLRDMADFHAERDAVATLALARPRIPWGAVKTDGFGHITDFIEAPPSTFEINAGVYVFSPAFAGLLPERGDHERTTFPHLAREQRLYGFPIPQGAYWRAIDTAKDLTEAAKELAALGR, encoded by the coding sequence ATGACTGATCCGAACGCCGCGTCCCGCCCCGTTCAAGCCGTCGTCCTGGCCGGTGGCCAGGGCACCCGGCTGCGCCCGTACACCGACGACCGGCCCAAGCCGATGGTCGAGATCCCCGGCACGGGGACGCCGATCATCGGCCATCAGCTCGTCTGGCTCGCCGAGGAGGGCGTGACGGACGTCGTGATCAGCTGTGGGCATCTCGCGGAGGTGCTCCAGGACTGGCTGAAGTCGGCGGACCTGCCTGTGCGCGTCACGACCGTCGTCGAGACCGAGCCCCTCGGTCGCGGCGGCGGTCTGAAGTATGCCGCCGCACATCTCCCGCACCCCGACCAGCCCTGGTACGCCACCAACGGCGACATCTGGACGCGTTTCTCGCTGCGCGACATGGCCGACTTCCACGCCGAGCGTGACGCCGTCGCCACCCTCGCCCTCGCGCGGCCGCGTATCCCCTGGGGCGCCGTGAAGACGGACGGCTTCGGGCACATCACGGACTTCATCGAGGCCCCGCCGTCGACCTTCGAGATCAACGCGGGCGTCTACGTCTTCTCCCCCGCCTTCGCCGGCCTGCTGCCCGAACGCGGCGACCACGAGCGCACCACGTTCCCCCATCTCGCCCGCGAGCAGCGCCTGTACGGCTTCCCGATCCCGCAGGGCGCGTACTGGAGGGCCATCGACACCGCGAAGGACCTCACGGAGGCCGCGAAGGAACTGGCGGCCCTGGGCCGCTGA
- a CDS encoding DoxX family protein yields the protein MDTRTPRTPTGDRSSGYDDAPALSMVKVPSDPAQIIVNHASFRVLLGASTGRPTSQRIARHLSATEDPARVPAASAAGAAAGARRRVSVWNGMSAPDDTGAHRLLQAARDGSVRHGDEPDPYGGGTQVIPRVDVGAGYAGGYGDGGYDDDLTRTVETPIVGAQRTHDESLETRLLPHMRTVESAYDEEFAYTADDFGPHDDDGEPDDGTEAAPRRSGDDPARHAYYPGRRMNLGVVLLPLRVFLGFISIYAGMGKLCDPVYFDGGKRGSMVTWLNTLHPWEVAEPLRQFALAHPVGSGLVIAFFQVIVGVLTVLGCWQRVAAVVGALLSAALLVTVSWKSVPAYDAPDIIYLAAWSPLIIAGAPVYSIDGRLAGMAWRRLGPRSDIWELRQYVLRRGALITALVTGLTLLVGSLLGGAVRDADRVVVPGPGEAPRNELPGSPLPQEPHKRHRKTPSASNSPTQGATSGAASPSGAASAPGATRDTGSTGAGTPSQTQGTAGQAPPQQSSPTDQEPGTTDPTSGGPTSGGGGSTGGGSEPDRPGLVGGLLG from the coding sequence GTGGACACCAGAACACCCCGCACTCCCACGGGGGACCGCTCGTCGGGATACGACGACGCTCCCGCGCTGAGCATGGTGAAGGTGCCGAGCGATCCGGCGCAGATCATCGTCAATCACGCGAGCTTCCGCGTGCTGCTGGGCGCGTCCACCGGGCGCCCCACGTCCCAGCGGATCGCACGGCACCTGAGCGCCACCGAGGACCCCGCCCGCGTGCCCGCCGCAAGCGCCGCGGGCGCGGCGGCCGGCGCCCGGCGCCGGGTGTCCGTCTGGAACGGCATGTCGGCGCCCGACGACACCGGCGCCCACCGCCTCCTCCAGGCCGCCCGGGACGGCAGCGTCCGGCACGGTGACGAACCGGACCCCTACGGCGGCGGCACCCAGGTCATCCCGCGCGTCGACGTCGGCGCCGGCTATGCCGGCGGCTACGGCGACGGCGGCTACGACGACGACCTGACCCGGACCGTCGAGACCCCGATCGTGGGCGCGCAGCGCACGCACGACGAGTCCCTGGAGACCCGTCTGCTGCCCCACATGCGCACGGTCGAGAGCGCGTACGACGAGGAATTCGCTTACACCGCCGACGACTTCGGCCCGCACGACGACGACGGCGAGCCGGACGACGGGACCGAGGCGGCGCCCAGGCGCTCCGGCGACGACCCCGCCCGCCACGCGTACTACCCCGGACGCCGGATGAACCTCGGCGTCGTCCTGCTCCCGCTGCGCGTCTTCCTCGGCTTCATCTCGATCTACGCCGGCATGGGCAAGCTGTGCGACCCCGTCTACTTCGACGGCGGCAAGCGCGGCTCCATGGTGACCTGGCTCAACACCCTGCATCCGTGGGAAGTCGCCGAGCCGCTGCGCCAGTTCGCGCTCGCGCACCCGGTCGGCTCGGGCCTCGTGATCGCCTTCTTCCAGGTCATCGTCGGCGTCCTCACGGTCCTCGGCTGCTGGCAGCGGGTCGCCGCGGTCGTCGGCGCCCTGCTGTCCGCCGCGCTGCTGGTCACCGTCAGCTGGAAGAGCGTCCCGGCCTACGACGCGCCCGACATCATCTACCTCGCCGCCTGGTCCCCGCTGATCATCGCCGGCGCGCCCGTCTACTCCATCGACGGACGCCTCGCGGGCATGGCCTGGCGCCGGCTCGGCCCCCGCTCCGACATCTGGGAGCTGCGGCAGTACGTGCTGCGCCGCGGCGCCCTGATCACGGCGCTCGTCACCGGGCTGACCCTGCTCGTCGGCTCCCTGCTCGGCGGTGCCGTCCGCGACGCCGACCGTGTGGTGGTGCCCGGCCCGGGAGAGGCCCCGCGCAACGAGCTCCCCGGCTCGCCCCTGCCGCAGGAGCCGCACAAGCGGCACCGGAAGACGCCGTCGGCCTCCAACTCGCCGACGCAGGGCGCCACGTCGGGCGCCGCGTCCCCGTCCGGCGCCGCGAGCGCCCCGGGCGCCACCCGGGACACCGGCTCGACCGGGGCCGGGACGCCCAGCCAGACGCAGGGGACGGCCGGGCAGGCGCCGCCCCAGCAGTCGTCGCCGACCGACCAGGAGCCCGGCACCACCGACCCGACGTCCGGCGGCCCGACCTCCGGCGGAGGCGGCTCCACGGGCGGCGGCTCCGAGCCGGACCGGCCCGGACTGGTGGGCGGTCTGCTCGGCTAG